CAGGCGGCTGGCGCTATTTGATCCGCCTGTAATGGCTCGAAACACCGGGCGCACTGGAAATGTTGCACGTGCGCGTGGGGCGTGCGCCCTAACTCCACGGGATCAGAGCGGCGAACGTGAGAAACCGAGTTTGATCATCGCACGTCCGATCAGACCTGGGGCCTTGGGATGAAGATGAGGAGGTAATTGCTCAATGTGCCCGCGGCGAACGGCCGTGGCGAGCGGAGTGACTCCCTCATAGTTGCGGGTGGCCAGTAACTCGGCGGTCAGCAGCGACGCGGGGAGCTGATTGAGGTGCCCCTCGAAAGCGGCTGCATGCAGCGGGGTGTCGCCGTGGTCGTTGGGCGTGAGTAACAAGTCAGCGGTCAGGCTCACTGCGGGCAGGCGATTCAGCTGGCCGGTTTCCGCGATGGCGTGAATCACGGTGTAACCCGCCTTGCTCTTAAGGATGAGGTGTTCGCGCACCAGCGATTCAGGCGGCAGCTGGTCGAGATGGCCGGCGATGGCCGCAGCGTGGATGACGGTGTCGCCGGCCTTGGTCGTCAGTAGTAGCGCACGCGGAGTCAGCAAAGACGGCGGGACTTGATTCAGATGACCATTGAGCGCGGCAACGTGGAGAATGGTTTCACCACTGAGGTTGCGTTCGGTGAGAAGACCCGCGGTGAGGGTCGCTGGAGGAAGACGGTCCAATGTGCCGTTTTCGGCTGCTTCGTGCACGAGGGTGTTACCGAGGTCGGTGCGGAGCAGCAGGAGTTCGCGGTCCAGAGGTCCGATATTGGGCGGCAGTTTATCGAGATGACCGCTGGCGGCCGCCGTGTGCAGCGGAGTGTAACCGGAATTGCTGCGGATAAGAAAATGGCTGTGCGACAACAGCCCTGGTG
This portion of the Rariglobus hedericola genome encodes:
- a CDS encoding ankyrin repeat domain-containing protein, giving the protein MDTDALVAALRDGTLPRESAQALTAGELSARNPAGNTVLHAAAKYGRLRDLSAAVLTPSLLTLKNDSGYTPLHHLAHGGHLAQLPPGLLSHSHFLIRSNSGYTPLHTAAASGHLDKLPPNIGPLDRELLLLRTDLGNTLVHEAAENGTLDRLPPATLTAGLLTERNLSGETILHVAALNGHLNQVPPSLLTPRALLLTTKAGDTVIHAAAIAGHLDQLPPESLVREHLILKSKAGYTVIHAIAETGQLNRLPAVSLTADLLLTPNDHGDTPLHAAAFEGHLNQLPASLLTAELLATRNYEGVTPLATAVRRGHIEQLPPHLHPKAPGLIGRAMIKLGFSRSPL